In Deltaproteobacteria bacterium, the genomic stretch TCAAGAGCCGGGTGGGCCAGTGGGAGCACCGGGTCGTCGAGGAAGTCCGCCCGGTCAGCAGCGCCGCGCAGCAGTTGCGCCGGGTGGCCGATGTCTGTCTCGAACACGCCACCAAGAGCAATCACCGCCGCATGATCATCACGTTGATGGTGGAGGCGCTCGACACCAATGCGCCGCTGTCGGCGGAGTTTCGCGCCATGATGCAGCGCTTCCGCGAGTTTCTGAGGCTGGCAGTGGAGAGCGGGCAGCGCAGCGGCGAGTTTCGCGCCGATGTTGATTCGCATACCGCCGCCGAGGTCTATGCCGGCGCGGTGATGGGCGCCGAGATCCAGTACTATCAAGACCCGACGGCGATCTCGCTGAACGCTACCCTCGACGCTTTCCTGGCACAGTATCTCGGCTGGCTGAGCGCCGGCTTGCAGCAAAGTAATCACCGCCGCTCGCAGCCGACGGCGCGAGCAAGAAGGAGTTGAACCATGGTGAGTTTCCAACCGGGTGAGGAGCAACAACTGATTCGCGAGACGGTCGCAAGTTTCGCCCAGGAGCAGATTCGGCCGGCGGCGCACGAGGCCGATGAAGGCGGCGCGATTCCCGATGGCTTAGTCCAGCAGGGCTGGGAATTGGGACTAGCCACCAGCGCCATTCCGGAGGCTTTCGGCGGAGTCGGCGAGCCCATTTCAGCAATGACAGGTGCGCTCGTCTGTGAGGAACTGGCCTGGGGGGATCTGTCCATTGCCCTGCACCTGTTGGCCCCTCGCCTGCTCATCTACCCGGTGGTCTTGGCGGGCACGGCCGAGCAACAAGAACAGATTCTTCCCGCCTTCACCGGCAACAGCTTTCGTGCCGCCACCGCGGCGGTGATCGAGCCGCGCTTCGGCTTCGACCTCAACGAGCTCAGCACCACCGCCCAACGCAGCAACGGCAGCTACGTGCTCAGCGGCAGCAAGTGCTTGGTCCCCATCGGCGGCAGTGCCGAGCAGACGCTGGTGTACGCCGGCATCGAAGGCGGCGCGGGCGGCTTCATCGTCAACAAGGGGGCGGCCGGCATCAGCCGCATCGAGCGGGAAAAGAACATGGGGCTGCGAGCGCTTGAGACCGATGAGATCGACCTCGATCGCTGCACGGTTCCCGCCGCCGGCCGGCTCGGCGGCGATAAGGGCTGCGACTTTGCCGCGCTCATGAATCGCTCCCGCGTCGGCCTGGCGGCACTCGCCGTCGGCGTCGCCCGGGCGGCTTTCGAGTACGCCCGCGATTACGCCAAGGAGCGCAAGGCGTTCGGTGTCGCCATCGGGCAAAAGCAAGCCATTGCCTTCATGCTGGCGGAGATGGCAACCGAGATCGATGCCACGCGCCTGCTCACCTGGGAGGCCGCGTGGAAGATCGACCGCGGCGAAGCGGCTACCCGCGAGGCCGTGCTGGCCAAGCAGTACGCCGCCAACATGGTGCTCAAGGTCACCGATAACGCGGTTCAGGTGCTCGGCGGTCACGGCTACATCCGCGAGCACCCGGTGGAGCGCTACCTGCGCAACGGCCGCGGCTTTGCCACCTTTGAAGGTTTGGTGATGATCTGACCGGCCGCACGGCCGGCAGCAAGAGTTAGAGACCAGGTTCGACAGAGGTAACTGTACAACGGAGGCTTCCATGATCGACTTCGAACTTCCTGCAGATATCACCCGCAGCCGCGACATGATCCACATGCTCGCCGAGCAAGCCATGCGGCCGATCTCGCGCGAGTACGACGAGCGCGAGCACGAAAAGCCCAGCGAGTTCCTCGAGCTGATGTGGAACGCCTCGAAGGCGAGCCCGGTCAACATCGGCGGTGACGGCAAGGCCGCGAAGAAAGACGCGCCCTCCACTCGCAGTCTGATGTCGGCGGTAACGATCGAAGAGCTGTCCTGGGGCGACGCCGGACTCTACCTCAGCATCCCGAACCCCGGCCTCGGCGGCGCGGCAGTGGCGGCCGCCGGTACGCCCGAGCAGAAGGAGCGCTTCCTGGCGCGCTTTCGCGACGGTGAACCGAAGTGGGGCGCGATGGCGATCACCGAGCCGGGTTGCGGCTCCGACTCCGCCGCTGTCAGCACCACCGCCGTGCGCGACGGTGATCACTGGGTGCTCAACGGCACCAAGATCTTCGTTACCAGCGGCTGGATGGCGGTGGAGAAATCGGACGGCTTCGTCGTGGTCTGGGCCACGGTCGATAAGTCCGCCGGGCGCGCCGGCATCAAGGCCTTCGTGGTCGAGCACCACACCCCGGGCATGACGGTAACGGGCTTGGAGAAGAAGCACGGGATCCGTGCTTCGGACACCGCTACGATCGTGCTGGAGGATTGCCGCATCCCGCTCGACAACCTTCTCGGCACAGCCGAAGTGAAGAAGACCACCGAGGGCTTCAAGGGCGTGATGGCCACTTTCGACTCCACCCGCCCGATCGTAGCCGCCAGCGCCCTCGGGATCGGCCGGGCCGCGCTCGACCTCACCCGCGAGGAGTTGGCGAAGGCCGGCGTCACCATCCGCTACGGCGCGCCGCCACACAAGCTCACCGCGGTCGAGCGCGATTTCATGGACATGGAAGCCAACCTACAGGCGGCTCGCCTACTCACCTGGCGCGCCTGTTGGATGATGGACCAGGGCATGCGCAACAACCTCGAAGCCTCGATGTGCAAAGCCAAGGCGGGCTTGGCGGTCACGCAGGTGACGCAAAAGGCCGTCGAGATCCTCGGCCCGCTGGGCTACTCGCGCAAGCTCCTGCTGGAGAAATGGATGCGCGACGCCAAG encodes the following:
- a CDS encoding acyl-CoA dehydrogenase family protein — its product is MVSFQPGEEQQLIRETVASFAQEQIRPAAHEADEGGAIPDGLVQQGWELGLATSAIPEAFGGVGEPISAMTGALVCEELAWGDLSIALHLLAPRLLIYPVVLAGTAEQQEQILPAFTGNSFRAATAAVIEPRFGFDLNELSTTAQRSNGSYVLSGSKCLVPIGGSAEQTLVYAGIEGGAGGFIVNKGAAGISRIEREKNMGLRALETDEIDLDRCTVPAAGRLGGDKGCDFAALMNRSRVGLAALAVGVARAAFEYARDYAKERKAFGVAIGQKQAIAFMLAEMATEIDATRLLTWEAAWKIDRGEAATREAVLAKQYAANMVLKVTDNAVQVLGGHGYIREHPVERYLRNGRGFATFEGLVMI
- a CDS encoding TetR/AcrR family transcriptional regulator, which gives rise to MELTTSSRGQDSRRELLNVAIDCFARYGYQATSIDRIAREAGVTKGALYYHFKDKADLLSEAVKSRVGQWEHRVVEEVRPVSSAAQQLRRVADVCLEHATKSNHRRMIITLMVEALDTNAPLSAEFRAMMQRFREFLRLAVESGQRSGEFRADVDSHTAAEVYAGAVMGAEIQYYQDPTAISLNATLDAFLAQYLGWLSAGLQQSNHRRSQPTARARRS
- a CDS encoding acyl-CoA dehydrogenase family protein, which gives rise to MIDFELPADITRSRDMIHMLAEQAMRPISREYDEREHEKPSEFLELMWNASKASPVNIGGDGKAAKKDAPSTRSLMSAVTIEELSWGDAGLYLSIPNPGLGGAAVAAAGTPEQKERFLARFRDGEPKWGAMAITEPGCGSDSAAVSTTAVRDGDHWVLNGTKIFVTSGWMAVEKSDGFVVVWATVDKSAGRAGIKAFVVEHHTPGMTVTGLEKKHGIRASDTATIVLEDCRIPLDNLLGTAEVKKTTEGFKGVMATFDSTRPIVAASALGIGRAALDLTREELAKAGVTIRYGAPPHKLTAVERDFMDMEANLQAARLLTWRACWMMDQGMRNNLEASMCKAKAGLAVTQVTQKAVEILGPLGYSRKLLLEKWMRDAKINDIFEGTQQINLLIIARRILDYSSKELS